From a region of the Marasmius oreades isolate 03SP1 chromosome 7, whole genome shotgun sequence genome:
- the DBP2 gene encoding ATP-dependent RNA helicase dbp2: protein MSYNGNGGGGRNGYSNGYSANTFGGGGWNDDKMGNLGGGLKNVDWSRQKVQHFEKNFYIEDKRVSARSDREIEDYRRSKEIKVQGRGVPRPVTSFEEAGFPEYLMATIRAQGFAAPTPIQCQAWPMALSGRDVVAIAQTGSGKTISFALPAMLHINAQPLLEPGDGPIALVLAPTRELAVQIQQECTKFGSNSRIRNTAIYGGAPKGPQIRDLQRGVEVVIATPGRLIDMLETNKTNLRRVTYLVMDEADRMLDMGFEPQIRKIVGQIRPDRQTLMFSATWPKDVQKLANDFLRDFIQCNIGSMELTANHNITQIIEVCSDFEKRNKLINHLEKIASEDAKVLIFVATKRVADDITKYLRQDGWPALAIHGDKEQRERDWVLSEFKAGRSPILIATDVASRGLDVKDVRYVINYDFPNNCEDYIHRIGRTGRAGLTGTSYTYFTTENAKSARELVGILREAKANVPPQLEEMIMIGGGGGGRSRFGASRGRGGGRGGGGGGGGGGNRYGGDSGWSGRSDRW from the exons ATG AGCTACAACggtaatggtggtggtgggcgcAATGGCTACAGTAACGGATACAGTGCAAACACTTTCGGTGGCGGAGGTTGGAACGATGACAAAATGGGCAATTTGGGTGGTGGCCTGAAGAACGTTGACTGGAGCCGTCAAAAAGTTCAGCATTTTGAGAAGAATTTCTACATCGAAGACAAACGTGTGTCCGCAAGAAGCGACCGGGAGATTGAAGATTATAGAAGATCTAAAGAAATCAAG GTGCAAGGTCGTGGTGTTCCTAGACCAGTGACCTCCTTTGAGGAAGCAGGGTTCCCCGAATACTTGATGGCTACCATCCGGGCCCAAGGCTTCGCTGCTCCAACTCCGATTCAGTGCCAAGCGTGGCCTATGGCTTTGAGCGGTCGCGATGTGGTGGCTATCGCTCAGACAGGTAGTGGAAAGACAATTTCTTTCGCTCTTCCTGCCATGCTACATATCAATGC CCAACCTTTGTTAGAACCAGGTGATGGTCCCATCGCTTTGGTACTGGCCCCGACTCGTGAATTAGCGGTCCAAATTCAACAGGAGTGCACCAAGTTTGG CTCCAACTCTCGTATCCGTAACACCGCGATCTACGGTGGTGCCCCTAAAGGTCCTCAAATTCGTGATCTCCAGCGGGGTGTTGAGGTCGTTATTGCTACACCCGGCCGTCTTATAGACATGTTGGAGACAAACAAGACCAATCTTCGTCGAGTTACGTACCTTGTGATGGACGAAGCCGATCGCATGCTTGACATGGGTTTTGAACCCCAAATCCGCAAGATTGTCGGGCAGATTCGACCCGATCGTCAAACGCTCATGTTCAGTGCTACGTGGCCTAAGGATGTACAGAAATTGGCTAAC GACTTTCTTCGAGACTTTATTCAATGTAACATTGGTTCCATGGAGCTCACTGCCAACCACAATATCACACAAATTATTGAAGTTTGCAGCGACTTTGAAAAGCGCAACAAGCTCATCAACCACCTGGAGAAAATAGCTTCTGAGGACGCGAAGGTTCTAATATTCGTTGCCACTAAGCGGGTAGCAGATGATATAACCAAGTACCTCCGTCAAGATGGTTGGCCTGCACTTGCCATTCATGGTGACAAAGAACA ACGCGAGCGTGATTGGGTTTTGAGCGAGTTTAAAGCTGGCCGGTCGCCTATCCTCATCGCCACAGACGTCGCGTCTCGTGGGCTTG ATGTGAAGGATGTCAGATACGTGATT AACTATGATTTCCCAAACAACTGCGAGGACTACATCCATCGTATCGGTCGAACTGGA CGTGCTGGCTTGACGGGAACGTCGTATACGTACTTTACTACAGAGAACGCCAAGTCCGCTCGTGAACTAGTAGGCATTCTTCGAGAGGCGAAGGCAAATGTACCTCCTCAACTTGAAGAAATGATCATGATTGGTGGAGGTGGCGGTGGCAGGA GCCGATTCGGCGCTAGTCGCGGTCGTGGAGGCGgtcgtggaggtggaggtggaggtggaggtggaggcaaTCGTTATGGTGGTGACAGTGGTTGGAGCGGACGCAGCGACCGCTGGTGA
- the COX12 gene encoding Cytochrome c oxidase subunit 6B (BUSCO:EOG09265JVH) encodes MSEEQNDLASKYVLKTVGFDARFPNQNQTRHCFQSYCDYFKCITAKGEDYAPCKQFKRTYHSLCPNEWISKWDEQRENGNFPAVLDP; translated from the exons ATGTCTGAGGAGCAAAACGACCTGGCCTC CAAATACGTCCTCAAGACTGTCGGCTTCGATG CCCGTTTCCCTAACCAGAATCAAACCAGACATTG CTTCCAAAGTTACTGCGACTACTTCAAGTGCATCACCGCCAAGGGAGAAGATTACGCTCCTTGCAAGCAGTTCAAGAGAACGTACCACTCACTTTGCCCCA ATGAATGG ATTTCAAAGTGGGATGAGCAGCGTGAAAATGGGAACTTCCCAGCTGTGTTGGATCCTTGA
- a CDS encoding uncharacterized protein (BUSCO:EOG0926420U): MQGLLAEVAAKRKAIESDPTPRQTKYMRRGDLERLREEQERKAKEEKLAQEQNEKEAAEDVRKAKAPSRSATNSPHPDNMTRDTASPIPESTFNISNEETIRRLRSKGQPIRLFGESDRDRRLRLRALELIEGKGHDRQAGQNDFKKALEDVENVERELKNKNSKGKKKEDSDQSGSGGVLDLDLMKTDPDKLYPIIYYALKRVLKDWEEYMDERPEHIKRSTQGKLAAATQVQSAEYLKPFFKALRSRSLPSDMLARIAEIVHYMQKRQYQKANDSYLRLSIGNAPWPIGVTMVGIHERSAREKISSDQVAHVLNDEVSRKYIQSLKRLLTFSQTKYPPEDVSQLMG, encoded by the exons ATGCAAGGTCTTCTCGCCGAGGTAGCTGCCAAACGCAAGGCCATTGAATCTGATCCCACTCCGAGGCAGACAAAGTACATGCGTCGTGGGGATCTAGAACGTCTGCGAGAAGAACAGGAACGGAAGGCAAAGGAGGAGAAACTAGCGCAAGAACAGAACGAGAAAGAGGCAGCGGAAGATGTGAGGAAAGCAAAA GCCCCTTCAAGATCGGCTACCAATTCGCCTCATCCAGATAATATGACCAGGGATACTGCATCACCAATACCGGAATCGACGTTCAATATATCTAATGAAGAGACTATCAGGCGTCTACGTTCGAAAGGCCAACCTATACGCCTCTTTGGCGAATCGGACAGGGACCGTCGACTTCGCTTGCGTGCGCTGGAATTGATCGAAGGAAAAGGACATGACCGACAAGCTGGTCAAAATGATTTCAAGAAGGCTCTCGAGGATGTAGAAAACGTAGAGAGGGAATTGAAGAACAAGAATagtaaaggaaagaagaaggaggattcAGATCAGTCGGGTAGTGGTGGTGTCCTGGATTTGGACCTCATGAAGACTGACCCAGACAAGCTCTATCCCATCATTTACTATGCTTTGAAGCGAGTTTTGAAGGATTGGGAGGAGTACATGGACGAAAGACCAG AACACATAAAACGGTCAACTCAGGGTAAACTCGCAGCGGCGACGCAGGTCCAGTCGGCAGAATACCTTAAGCCCTTCTTCAAAGCCTTACGATCACGA TCGTTACCTTCAGATATGTTGGCCCGTATTGCTGAAATAGTCCATTACATGCAGAAGAGACAGTATCAGAAAGCAAACGACTCATACTTGCGTCTCTCTATTGGCAATGCCCCTTGGCCGATTGGTGTCACCATGGTTGG TATTCACGAACGTTCCGCGCGAGAAAAGATTTCGTCGGACCAAGTTGCTCATGTGCTCAACGACGAAGTTAGTCGGAAGTACATCCAAAGTTTGAAGCG ATTGCTCACTTTTTCCCAAACCAAGTACCCTCCAGAAGATGTTTCTCAGTTGATGGGTTGA
- a CDS encoding uncharacterized protein (BUSCO:EOG0926420U), with the protein MQGLLAEVAAKRKAIESDPTPRQTKYMRRGDLERLREEQERKAKEEKLAQEQNEKEAAEDVRKAKAPSRSATNSPHPDNMTRDTASPIPESTFNISNEETIRRLRSKGQPIRLFGESDRDRRLRLRALELIEGKGHDRQAGQNDFKKALEDVENVERELKNKNSKGKKKEDSDQSGSGGVLDLDLMKTDPDKLYPIIYYALKRVLKDWEEYMDERPEHIKRSTQGKLAAATQVQSAEYLKPFFKALRSRSLPSDMLARIAEIVHYMQKRQYQKANDSYLRLSIGNAPWPIGVTMVGIHERSAREKISSDQVAHVLNDEVSRKYIQSLKRYCRPSLYLEPHDSPFL; encoded by the exons ATGCAAGGTCTTCTCGCCGAGGTAGCTGCCAAACGCAAGGCCATTGAATCTGATCCCACTCCGAGGCAGACAAAGTACATGCGTCGTGGGGATCTAGAACGTCTGCGAGAAGAACAGGAACGGAAGGCAAAGGAGGAGAAACTAGCGCAAGAACAGAACGAGAAAGAGGCAGCGGAAGATGTGAGGAAAGCAAAA GCCCCTTCAAGATCGGCTACCAATTCGCCTCATCCAGATAATATGACCAGGGATACTGCATCACCAATACCGGAATCGACGTTCAATATATCTAATGAAGAGACTATCAGGCGTCTACGTTCGAAAGGCCAACCTATACGCCTCTTTGGCGAATCGGACAGGGACCGTCGACTTCGCTTGCGTGCGCTGGAATTGATCGAAGGAAAAGGACATGACCGACAAGCTGGTCAAAATGATTTCAAGAAGGCTCTCGAGGATGTAGAAAACGTAGAGAGGGAATTGAAGAACAAGAATagtaaaggaaagaagaaggaggattcAGATCAGTCGGGTAGTGGTGGTGTCCTGGATTTGGACCTCATGAAGACTGACCCAGACAAGCTCTATCCCATCATTTACTATGCTTTGAAGCGAGTTTTGAAGGATTGGGAGGAGTACATGGACGAAAGACCAG AACACATAAAACGGTCAACTCAGGGTAAACTCGCAGCGGCGACGCAGGTCCAGTCGGCAGAATACCTTAAGCCCTTCTTCAAAGCCTTACGATCACGA TCGTTACCTTCAGATATGTTGGCCCGTATTGCTGAAATAGTCCATTACATGCAGAAGAGACAGTATCAGAAAGCAAACGACTCATACTTGCGTCTCTCTATTGGCAATGCCCCTTGGCCGATTGGTGTCACCATGGTTGG TATTCACGAACGTTCCGCGCGAGAAAAGATTTCGTCGGACCAAGTTGCTCATGTGCTCAACGACGAAGTTAGTCGGAAGTACATCCAAAGTTTGAAGCGGTACTGTAGACCCTCACTTTACTTGGAACCACACGACTCACCTTTTCTATAA
- a CDS encoding uncharacterized protein (BUSCO:EOG0926420U), which produces MTRDTASPIPESTFNISNEETIRRLRSKGQPIRLFGESDRDRRLRLRALELIEGKGHDRQAGQNDFKKALEDVENVERELKNKNSKGKKKEDSDQSGSGGVLDLDLMKTDPDKLYPIIYYALKRVLKDWEEYMDERPEHIKRSTQGKLAAATQVQSAEYLKPFFKALRSRSLPSDMLARIAEIVHYMQKRQYQKANDSYLRLSIGNAPWPIGVTMVGIHERSAREKISSDQVAHVLNDEVSRKYIQSLKRLLTFSQTKYPPEDVSQLMG; this is translated from the exons ATGACCAGGGATACTGCATCACCAATACCGGAATCGACGTTCAATATATCTAATGAAGAGACTATCAGGCGTCTACGTTCGAAAGGCCAACCTATACGCCTCTTTGGCGAATCGGACAGGGACCGTCGACTTCGCTTGCGTGCGCTGGAATTGATCGAAGGAAAAGGACATGACCGACAAGCTGGTCAAAATGATTTCAAGAAGGCTCTCGAGGATGTAGAAAACGTAGAGAGGGAATTGAAGAACAAGAATagtaaaggaaagaagaaggaggattcAGATCAGTCGGGTAGTGGTGGTGTCCTGGATTTGGACCTCATGAAGACTGACCCAGACAAGCTCTATCCCATCATTTACTATGCTTTGAAGCGAGTTTTGAAGGATTGGGAGGAGTACATGGACGAAAGACCAG AACACATAAAACGGTCAACTCAGGGTAAACTCGCAGCGGCGACGCAGGTCCAGTCGGCAGAATACCTTAAGCCCTTCTTCAAAGCCTTACGATCACGA TCGTTACCTTCAGATATGTTGGCCCGTATTGCTGAAATAGTCCATTACATGCAGAAGAGACAGTATCAGAAAGCAAACGACTCATACTTGCGTCTCTCTATTGGCAATGCCCCTTGGCCGATTGGTGTCACCATGGTTGG TATTCACGAACGTTCCGCGCGAGAAAAGATTTCGTCGGACCAAGTTGCTCATGTGCTCAACGACGAAGTTAGTCGGAAGTACATCCAAAGTTTGAAGCG ATTGCTCACTTTTTCCCAAACCAAGTACCCTCCAGAAGATGTTTCTCAGTTGATGGGTTGA
- a CDS encoding uncharacterized protein (BUSCO:EOG09265PJ3) translates to MSDFFKNPLSSSPTPTDVNARKEALMNSVRSEIAQANAQQLMNNMNERCYKACVTKPGTSLSSSEETCLARCLDRFMDTFNIVSRTYTARIARERLEDQANATPSLSS, encoded by the exons ATGTCGGATTTTTTCAAGAACCCTCTGTCGTCTAGCCCGACACCCACAG ATGTCAATGCACGCAAGGAAGCACTCATGAACTCTGTCCGCAGTGAAATAGCTCAAGCCAACGCCCAGCAACTCATGAAT AACATGAATGAACGTTGTTACAAGGCATGCGTCACAAAACCGGGAACCTCACTCTCTAGTTCCGAAGAG ACATGTCTCGCAAGATGTTTGGATCGGTTCATGGACACTT TCAACATTGTCAGCCGGACCTATACTGCTCGAATCGCGAGGGAGAGGCTAGAAGACCAAGCCAATGCTACTCCTTCGCTATCTTCCTAA
- a CDS encoding uncharacterized protein (BUSCO:EOG09264G1F), with protein MPGTHLLPPNLLKLFAPRPPLHYLRPIGKDIDQVKKKDVHGVAEIMQRLRDDATENLANGEQMEEGEEPVYTLAEEVKRQIRREERQKRKEEEFNNSKETYKPSDDPEAIGDPYKTLFISHLHKNATETDLRREFEGYGTIERVRVVRDKKGRSRGYAFIVYERERDMKAAYKDSDGLVIMGRRILVDVERGRTVRGWKPRRLGGGLGGRPKRVEPVIVPPRTGGFRGGFGGRGFGERGFGERGGFRGGRGGGFRGGGGGGGFRGGYGGGGGGGGGGGGGGGMDGGFRNSDNGYRGRDFGGGGGFRGGRGGGIGYNGGFNDHPPNGYGPPGGAQGGYGGPPGGGYRQDLKRHDGPGGYDDRDSKRARY; from the exons ATGCCAGGGACCCATCTTCTCCCACCAAATCTCCTCAAGCTATTCGCACCACGTCCACCGCTCCATTACCTTCGGCCAATTGGCAAGGACATTGACCAAGTGAAAAAAAAGGATGTTCATGGCGTTGCTGAGATTATGCAGCGACTTAGAGACGACGCAACTGAAAATCTTGCTAATGGCGAACAGATggaagaaggcgaagaacCTGTCTACACACTTGCAGAAGAAGTGAAGAGACAGATTCGGAGAGAGGAACGTCAGAAGCGCAAGGAGGAAGAGTTTAATAACTCGAAGGAAACAT ATAAACCGTCTGATGATCCAGAAGCGATTGGGGATCCCTATAAAACCCTTTTCATATCACATTTG CACAAGAACGCAACCGAAACGGACTTGAGGCGGGAATTTGAAGGATATGGGACCATTGAGCGGGTAAGGGTTGTCCGTGACAAAAAAGGTCGCAGTCGAGGATACGCTTTTATCGTATATGAGCGGGAACGAGACATGAAAG CTGCATACAAGGATTCTGATGGTCTTGTCATCATGGGAAGAAGGATATTAGTCGATGTCGAGCGTGGTAGAACTGTTCGTGGCTGGAAACCACGCCGTCTGGGAGGTGGTCTTGGTGGACGACCCAAGCGAGTAGAACCTGTGATAGTTCCTCCCCGAACTGGGGGATTTCGAGGTGGATTTGGTGGAAGAGGCTTTGGTGAAAGAGGATTTGGCGAACGAGGTGGGTTTAGAGGTGGTCGCGGTGGAGGGTTTAGAGGCGGCGGTGGTGGCGGCGGATTCCGTGGGGGATACggtggcggcggcggcggcggaggaggtggtggaggtggtggaggtatGGACGGTGGATTTCGCAACAGCGATAACGGCTACAGAGGTCGCGATTTtggaggcggtggtggtTTCAG GGGAGGACGTGGTGGTGGAATCGGTTACAACGGTGGATTCAACGACCATCCGCCGAACGGATACGGTCCACCCGGGGGTGCCCAGGGTGGTTAcggtggtcctcctggtggTGGCTATCGCCAGGATCTTAAAAGACATGATGGCCCTGGAGGATACGACGACAGAGACTCAAAACGAGCACGGTACTAG
- a CDS encoding uncharacterized protein (BUSCO:EOG09262KJA), producing MQLTMQQAVLQHFPSCQVSYRFMNRDRPNVLFSRACYESLASAVSHFRNLHLTPVERTWLAQTCPFFTRQYLDYLEQYRFKPEQVDIKFIPVEDSDQGQKGHIEIIATGLWVETILWETPLMACLSETYFTTDDCDWSYDGQEELAFNKGRTLLEAGCDFNEFGTRRRRSYKNQEIVVKALVKASRDTQAPGTLLGTSNVHLARLHNIRPVGTVAHEWYMGIGAIKGYKNVHDLALELWEQVYDRKMILLSLTDTFSTEAFYKTFVNSPQRARRWDGLRQDSGDPFAYAPQAREVYEALGIDHTQKTIIYSDNINIDKALALKKLTDEIGFKCSFGIGTFLTNDFEKASSNGKEKSKALNIVIKLASAEGKPCVKISDESSKNTGDPATATHVKQLFGLKLKA from the exons ATGCAGTTGACTATGCAGCAAGCCGTTCTACAacattttccttcttgtcAAGTCAGTTATCGTTTCATGAACAGGGATAGGCCCAACGTCCTGTTCAGCAGGGCTTGCTATGAGTCCCTCGCCTCCGCTGTCTCTC ATTTCCGAAATCTTCATTTAACACCCGTTGAGCGTACATGGCTCGCTCAAACTTGCCCTTTTTTTACGAGACAATATCTTGATTACCTAGAACAATATCGGTTCAAACCAGAACAAGTAGACATCAAGTTTATTCCAGTCGAAGATTCAGATCAAGGTCAAAAGGGTCATATCGAAATCATAGCCACCGGACTGTGGGTTGAGACCATCTTGTGGGAAACCCCGCTTATGGCCTGCTTGAGTGAAACCTATTTCACAACCGACGACTGCGATTGGAGCTACGACGGTCAAGAAG AGCTTGCCTTCAATAAAGGACGAACCCTCTTGGAGGCGGGATGCGATTTCAATGAGTTCGGCACGCGCAGGCGTCGCTCCTACAAAAACCAAGAAATTGTTGTAAAAGCTCTCGTTAAAGCATCACGGGACACGCAAGCCCCGGGAACCTTACTTGGGACAAGTAAT GTTCATCTAGCTCGTCTCCACAACATTCGTCCTGTCGGGACTGTCGCTCA TGAATGGTACATGGGT ATCGGAGCGATCAAGGGGTACAAAAACGTGCACGACCTTGCGCTCGAACTCTGGGAGCAAGTCTATGATCGGAAAATGATTCTGCTCTCACTGACCGACACCTTCTCTACGGAGGCATTTTACAAG ACCTTTGTGAACTCCCCACAACGAGCTCGACGATGGGATGGTCTCCGACAGGATTCTGGTGATCCTTTCGCCTACGCTCCGCAAGCAAGAGAAGTGTACGAGGCGCTTGGTATAGATCATACACAAAAAACGATTATCTACTCCGACAACATCAACATCGACAAGGCACTCGCCTTGAAAAAGTTGACTGACGAGATTGGGTTCAAGT GTTCCTTTGGTATTGGCACCTTCTTGACTAATGATTTTGAGAAAGCGTCTTCTAATGGAAAGGAGAAGAGTAAAGCGTTGAACATTGTCATCAAATTGGCTTCGGCGGAAGGCAAACCTTGCGTGAAGATTAGTGACGAATCGTCCAAG AATACGGGGGACCCAGCCACTGCGACACACGTCAAACAATTGTTTGGCCTGAAGCTGAAGGCCTGA
- a CDS encoding uncharacterized protein (BUSCO:EOG09262KJA) — MTSLALPSSVLDTDFYKLTMQQAVLQHFPSCQVSYRFMNRDRPNVLFSRACYESLASAVSHFRNLHLTPVERTWLAQTCPFFTRQYLDYLEQYRFKPEQVDIKFIPVEDSDQGQKGHIEIIATGLWVETILWETPLMACLSETYFTTDDCDWSYDGQEELAFNKGRTLLEAGCDFNEFGTRRRRSYKNQEIVVKALVKASRDTQAPGTLLGTSNVHLARLHNIRPVGTVAHEWYMGIGAIKGYKNVHDLALELWEQVYDRKMILLSLTDTFSTEAFYKTFVNSPQRARRWDGLRQDSGDPFAYAPQAREVYEALGIDHTQKTIIYSDNINIDKALALKKLTDEIGFKCSFGIGTFLTNDFEKASSNGKEKSKALNIVIKLASAEGKPCVKISDESSKNTGDPATATHVKQLFGLKLKA, encoded by the exons atgaCTAGCCTTGCGTTACCATCATCTGTTCTCGACACTGACTTTTACAAG TTGACTATGCAGCAAGCCGTTCTACAacattttccttcttgtcAAGTCAGTTATCGTTTCATGAACAGGGATAGGCCCAACGTCCTGTTCAGCAGGGCTTGCTATGAGTCCCTCGCCTCCGCTGTCTCTC ATTTCCGAAATCTTCATTTAACACCCGTTGAGCGTACATGGCTCGCTCAAACTTGCCCTTTTTTTACGAGACAATATCTTGATTACCTAGAACAATATCGGTTCAAACCAGAACAAGTAGACATCAAGTTTATTCCAGTCGAAGATTCAGATCAAGGTCAAAAGGGTCATATCGAAATCATAGCCACCGGACTGTGGGTTGAGACCATCTTGTGGGAAACCCCGCTTATGGCCTGCTTGAGTGAAACCTATTTCACAACCGACGACTGCGATTGGAGCTACGACGGTCAAGAAG AGCTTGCCTTCAATAAAGGACGAACCCTCTTGGAGGCGGGATGCGATTTCAATGAGTTCGGCACGCGCAGGCGTCGCTCCTACAAAAACCAAGAAATTGTTGTAAAAGCTCTCGTTAAAGCATCACGGGACACGCAAGCCCCGGGAACCTTACTTGGGACAAGTAAT GTTCATCTAGCTCGTCTCCACAACATTCGTCCTGTCGGGACTGTCGCTCA TGAATGGTACATGGGT ATCGGAGCGATCAAGGGGTACAAAAACGTGCACGACCTTGCGCTCGAACTCTGGGAGCAAGTCTATGATCGGAAAATGATTCTGCTCTCACTGACCGACACCTTCTCTACGGAGGCATTTTACAAG ACCTTTGTGAACTCCCCACAACGAGCTCGACGATGGGATGGTCTCCGACAGGATTCTGGTGATCCTTTCGCCTACGCTCCGCAAGCAAGAGAAGTGTACGAGGCGCTTGGTATAGATCATACACAAAAAACGATTATCTACTCCGACAACATCAACATCGACAAGGCACTCGCCTTGAAAAAGTTGACTGACGAGATTGGGTTCAAGT GTTCCTTTGGTATTGGCACCTTCTTGACTAATGATTTTGAGAAAGCGTCTTCTAATGGAAAGGAGAAGAGTAAAGCGTTGAACATTGTCATCAAATTGGCTTCGGCGGAAGGCAAACCTTGCGTGAAGATTAGTGACGAATCGTCCAAG AATACGGGGGACCCAGCCACTGCGACACACGTCAAACAATTGTTTGGCCTGAAGCTGAAGGCCTGA
- a CDS encoding uncharacterized protein (BUSCO:EOG0926407T): MTSRIEILNAGGYRSDGRRQFELRTIEIDFSPHGSNSDGSATISHGLTQVSVSVFGPREAKMRSQTFHDRANINIELNIAPFSAGERRKRGRGDKRVLELVQTLKSTFEPVIQMSLYPRSQIDIYVQVLQQDGGLLQACINATTLALANAGIPLFDLVCAVTGGVHSTSPLLDLTQLEENDLPNVTIAVMPRSGKMALVSMETRLHVDRFEEIFRLAGEASTVIHGEIKRAVKETTANLVDAMQPGKSSAGTNAENEY; encoded by the exons ATG ACTTCACGTATAGAGATTCTTAATGCAGGAGGCTACCGATCCGATGGCAGACGACAATTCGAATTACGGACAATTGAAATCGATTTTTCTCCCCATGGTTCCAATTCAGACGGATCTGCCACAATCTCTCATGGCCTTACACAGGTCTCTGTGTCCGTGTTCGGTCCTCGAGAGGCAAAAATGCGTTCTCAGACGTTCCATGACCGTGCCAACATTAATATCGAACTCAATATCGCGCCTTTCAGTGCTGGAGAACGCAgaaaaagaggaagaggtgacAA ACGCGTTCTCGAACTGGTCCAGACGCTGAAATCGACATTCGAGCCAGTAATACAGATGTCTCTGTATCCTCGTTCTCAAATCGACATCTATGTTCAAGTTCTCCAACAAGACGGTGGATTGTTGCAAGCATGCATAAATGCCACAACTCTCGCATTAGCAAATGCGGGAATACCTCTGTTCGATCTTGTTTGTGCTGTTACTGGCGGTGTGCATTCAACGTCGCCATTACTAGATCTCACTCAACTCGAGGAAAATGATCTACCAAATGTTACAATCGCAGTCATGCCTCGTTCGGGAAAAATGGCTCTCGTTTCAATGGAGACGCGTCTTCACGTCGACCGCTTCGAAGAAATTTTTAGGCTAGCAGGCGAAGCAAGCACAGTGATACACGGTGAGATAAAACGAGCAGTTAAAGAGACGACCGCGAACCTCGTGGATGCGATGCAACCCGGGAAAAGTTCGGCGGGGACTAATGCGGAAAATGAGTACTGA
- the TRM8 gene encoding tRNA (guanine-N(7)-)-methyltransferase (tRNA(m7G46)-methyltransferase), which yields MPKRKRTAAEALNPDPESKKLLPQKRFYRQRAHANPFSDHALDYPKSPQNMDWDAHYPAFAGTGRTPEFADIGCGFGGLMIALAPLYPDVLMLGMEIRVQVSQYVQDRISALRTADNSHQNVSIVRANAMKFLPNFFPKSSLSALFFLFPDPHFKHRKHKARIISPTLLAEYAYVLRPGGIVYTITDVKDLHQWMKAHLEVFPLFEPVSEEALRAEGKGNIVDAVFRSTEEGQKVERNKGDKWLACFRRIEISRS from the exons ATGCCAAAACGCAAGCGGACAGCAGCTGAAGCCCTAAATCCAGACCCTGAATCAAAGAAACTGCTTCCCCAG AAAAGATTTTATCGTCAAAGAGCTCATGCAAATCCTTTTTCTGATCATGCGCTGGACTACCCAAAATCACCTCAAAACATGGATTGGGATGCTCACTACCCTGCGTTCGCAGGTACGGGAAGGACCCCAGAGTTTGCGGACATAGGTTGTGGATTCGGGGGTCTGATGATTGCATTGGCCCCATTGTACCCCGATGTTCTGATGCTCG GCATGGAAATACGCGTTCAAGTGTCACAATACGTTCAAGATCGTATCAGCGCTTTGCGTACGGCCGACAATAGCCACCAGAATGTTTCAATTGTCCGCGCTAACGCCATGAAATTCCTTCCCAACTTTTTCCCGAAATCATCCCTTTCGGcactcttcttcctttttcctgATCCCCATTTTAAGCACCGGAAACATAAAGCGCGTATCATTTCACCGACACTCCTTGCTGAATACGCCTACGTTTTACGACCTGGTGGTATCGTTTACACGATCACGGATGTGAAAGACCTTCATCAATGGATGAAAGCACATCTCGAAGTATTCCCATTATTCGAACCTGTTTCTGAGGAAGCGCTGCGTGCTGAAGGGAAGGGAAATATCGTGGACGCCGTGTTTAGATCAACAGAAGAAGGCCAGAAAGTTGAGCGTAACAAGGGTGATAAGTGGCTTGCATGTTTTAGAAGAATAGAAATTTCTCGATCGTGA